The window GGATTTGCTAAAGAATAGTAAGACTTTTAACTATCTTGATTTGCGATTTTTAAAAGGAGGAAAAGGGGAGATAATTGTTGGTTAAAGAGATAGTTTGTGAAGAGTTTTTGGAATCTTAGCCAAAAAACGAGAGGCAAAAAATGACTCTGACCCCTTTTCTTGTAAGAAAAAAATGAAGGTGTGATTGAGGAGAAAATGAAACAGAAAATAGTTATTGGTCTTGATGTAGGGTCAAGCAATATTTGTGCTCTTGTAGGTAAAGTTACTCAGAAGCCAGAAGTGGAAATAATCGGATCGGCCAGGGTAGCCTGTCGTGGTTTACGGAATGGTGTAGTGGTTAACATTGAGGAGACTACCCGCGCTATAGGTCAAGCTATAGATGAAGCTGAAGGAACGGCAAATACTTCCATTAAAACGGTTTACGTGGGAATTGAGGGTGGTCATGTCGAAAGTTTCAATCATCAGGGAGCAATTATGATCTCTCGTTCTAATAAAGAGATCGCTGAAGAGGATATATTAAGAGTTATCGATTCAGCCCGGGCCATTCGCTTATCTCCTGAGCGGGAAATCATTCATACCCTCCCTCAGGGCTTCGTGGTTGACGGTCAGAGGGGAGTAATGGATCCTGTAGGAATGGAAGGCAGTCATCTGGGAGTTCATGTGCACATTGTAACCGGAGTCTCTACCACAATAAACAACCTCGTTAAATGTATTAATAGAAGTGGCTTGGAAGTAGAGGATATAGTGTTGAGCGTATTAGCTGCAGCAGAAACTGTAGTTACTCCAGAGGAGAAAGACTTGGGATGCCTGCTTATAGATTTTGGTGGACAAACCGTGGATTTAGCCATCTTTATTGAAGGAGCTCTCAAAGCCACCAGAGCACTCCCCATTGGAAGTGACATTATTACAAAAGATATAGCTCACTGTCTCCATGTTCCTCTCTCAGAAGCAGCAAGGATTAAGAAGGAATTTGGCTGTGCTCAAATGAAGATGCTTCCTGATAATATGGAAATAAATATCCTGGGTATGGACGGTAAGACCCGACAGACAATCCTGACCAGTAGACTCTGCGAGATTATCGAGCCGCGAATAGAGGAAATCTTTACTTTTGTTCGCGAAGAGATGACAAAAATAAGCAGGGAGAATTTAATACCTGCTGGCGGGATTTTAACCGGAGGCGGCGCTTTGCTCCGCGGGGTTAAGGAGATTAGTGAAGATATTTTGGACCTCCCTATGAGACTGGGTATACCCCAGAATGTGGAGGGACTTTCAGAGATTATCAGTAGTCCAGACTATGCTACAGCCATTGGCTTGATTAAATATGCCCAAAAAGAAGAATTTTCTGGTGATAGA is drawn from bacterium and contains these coding sequences:
- the ftsA gene encoding cell division protein FtsA, yielding MKQKIVIGLDVGSSNICALVGKVTQKPEVEIIGSARVACRGLRNGVVVNIEETTRAIGQAIDEAEGTANTSIKTVYVGIEGGHVESFNHQGAIMISRSNKEIAEEDILRVIDSARAIRLSPEREIIHTLPQGFVVDGQRGVMDPVGMEGSHLGVHVHIVTGVSTTINNLVKCINRSGLEVEDIVLSVLAAAETVVTPEEKDLGCLLIDFGGQTVDLAIFIEGALKATRALPIGSDIITKDIAHCLHVPLSEAARIKKEFGCAQMKMLPDNMEINILGMDGKTRQTILTSRLCEIIEPRIEEIFTFVREEMTKISRENLIPAGGILTGGGALLRGVKEISEDILDLPMRLGIPQNVEGLSEIISSPDYATAIGLIKYAQKEEFSGDRRPVRRKENFLISLIRKIKSWGEEVF